The Tolypothrix sp. PCC 7712 region TCATCTGAGCGATCGCAGCTATCTCACTCAGCTTGATTTCTTGATGAAGATGTTCTTTAATATACTCTTTTAGCTGTTGCAACTTGAATTGAGATAAGCCATCAGTATAAGTAGACAGCTTAGGTTGGGTAGTGCAATAGTTACGTAATAAATGAATAGCTAATGTAGTTTTGAGGCTATCAATTAGTAAATACCCCCCCATTTTCCCTGATTCTAATTCTGCTTTCAAAGCCCAACAAATGCCTTGGATTAATTCATCTTGCCTACTCATAAAATGAGGGATAAGTTGAATGCGATCGCAATTCACTAAATCTTCCCCAACTTGTTTGAGCAGTGCCGCATCAAATGCCAAAATCATAAACTGAGCTGGGGTATTCCAATTGCAACGGTGAGCAATACCTTCAGGAATAATGGCAATGTCGCCCGAATTACGCCTTTCTTTTATCAGCTTTCCATCTAACCATCGTTCTCCCGATGAGTAACTTGATGATAAGTCAGAAATTCCCGCCGCAATTACATGCATTGTGTGTTGATGTTCAGCTACCTCAAACTTTGGCTGTTGATGGAGTTCAAAATGTATACCATCCCATCCCAAACTTGAGAGAACAGCAGGTTGAGGTACAAACGCATTTGATGCTTTCTCTTGACGGTAATCAATAATTTTCAGCCTTTGCTCTACTGTTCTCATTGCGTCCTGAAACAGGTAGGGGATGTATCTATTCTGACTGTTTTTTCACATACATAGGCGATCGCTTCTTTTATTTTTTATCCAGAACTTACACAACTGGCACAAATATTTTCTACGGTGGTAGTCAAGAGTCAAAGGTCAAAAATTGGACTTTTGACTTTGGACTCTGGACAAGCATTGCGGGAAAAATATGACACTTGCGTAAGTCTTTTGATCTATGGAATTTCTTACTTTTGGTTTGATGATATCTCGAACTTCTGGATGAGACCAAGGGTTTTTGATTTGTGCGACCTTACATAGGTAAGCAGAAAGACTTAATATTCAGAACTAAAAGAAAAACCATGCCCGATCAAACTTTCAGACAAAACATACCAGAAGTTGACCCCACAGAGATTGAAGATTCCAGAACTGCGATCGCAGATGAACATCGCTCTTTCCTAGAAAAAGTCATGGTAAGAAGCGGATTTGCAGATTTATATGATGCCAGAGACTTTACCGAAGTTGTATTTCGCGTCATGCGCGACTTAATGACAACAGAAGCTAGCGATCGCGTTGAGTCAGAATTGCATACAGAAGCCGTGCCTACAGATGAGAAAGCACTCCAGTTTGAAGTGGCTGATCTCTGGAAAGATACCAATCCGATTGTCGGATTTTTAAGCCGGGTTCGTCCACCTTGGCAAGGCCCTGGTATTTTTAAAATTGATTCTGATCGCTTTCTGTTCCGAGTTGCTAATGAAAGCGGAATGCCACGCACAGTTGAACGAGAGCAAGCAGTAAAAGCCGTATTTTCTGCCACCAAAGACGAACTTTCCCAAGAACGGATTCAGGAAATTGCTAGCTGGCTACCCGATCATGTACGTGAACTTTGGGAACAAGCTTAATTAGAACCCAAGAACCAATAAGTCTGTTTGCGGAGCGCGATCGCAAACAGGCTTTTTATTATTAATAGCTTTCTTTATTAAGTTCGCCAAATTTCACATTTCTCAGGTATTCATATTTATGCTGTAAGCTGCGAAAGTTACTTTCAATTAAAGGGAAAAGCTTTTCGGGGAATGGTTCATTCATATCTACAGGATTAAATCTTTCGAGTTCCTTTACAGAACGGATTGTTTTATATACTGCAACGTGCTTGATATATTTTAATAGCTCATTAATCAAATCTTTGCCATTATTTGCATTTTCCGCTAAATGAATTTTAGATTCGATAATATCAACTATTTCTTGATGATTTTCTGTAAGGATTCAGGTCTAAAATTGAGGAACTAGAGAAGGGCGAGACTGAGAATTAATAGAGTCAGCAATTAGTGCTTGTACAAAAAAATCAATAACAGACAGACTTTGACGACGACAGGTTTGAACCACCGTCAACAAATTGGCAGTATGTTGAAACCGCTCCATCGAACGGGAACCACCACTAACTTTACGTTTTGTCACAGCCAAACGCAGCGATCGCTCGGCTTGATTGTTATCAGGAGGAACTTCAGGGTTGTCAAGGAAATACCACCATTGGGAGGCTTTATCGCGCAAGGAACGTAAAAGGTTTCCTGCTGTAGCTCCGGCTAAGTTAATCCAGTCATCAAGTGTTTGTTGCAATTTAGATTTGAATTGATTGACCCAATCGTTATAACTGGCGCAGTCAAGAGTCTCAAACCATTGGGCATAATTTCCAAAAGCTTCATCAATTAAATCCACAAATGCTTCACCAATAGCTTGGTTGTGAAGACCTGGAAGTTGAATTAGTTTTTTGAAGTGACGGCGTAGATGAGCCAAACATTTCTGCTGCTCAGGCACCGCATAGCCATTGTAAACACTAAAATCATCGCTGCTGATTACCCCTGTATATTTAGCCCCTAAAATGGCTTCTAGTTCTGCTCTGGAACGAGTGTCAGCAGCAGTAAACAGGCAAAACTCAGAATTGGCAACTACCCACAACCATTCTTTAACTCCCTTGACAGACCAAGGTGTTTCATCCACATGAATGTTAGGTTGTGTCTGTTTTACCCAATTACTTAACTCAGTAATGCTTGGTTGAATCGCTGTTTGAATTCGTTCATTTGTGGTGACTAAAGTTCCCAGCCCAATTTCAATTTGACCTAACTCCCACAACATTTCTTGCTGTTTTTCATAGGGCATATGTGCATAATTATTTGCCCATCCTAAAAATGCCTGTAAAGAAATCCCTAAATCCTGTCCTGGGATGATATCTTGTGACCAGGAGGCTGTTTGTATATTGCCACAGTACTCACACTGGCACGTATGGCGTTGATACTCAACTATTTCAATGGGACGCTCCACTAGTTGCGCTACAGACTGTTTTTCTACTTTTACTGCCACAGCCGCAAACGCTTTTTGACCACAACAGACACAATCACTTGGACGTAAGATTTCACAACGATCTACTCTACCAAAACCCTTACGGGTCTTACCTTGATGCCCTGGTTGCCCACCTGGCTTTCTTTTGGGATGATTTGATTCTTCTTGCGGTGCTGCTTTTTTGTTTTCACTCTTTTTGAGGATGTCCCCTGATGGCGGCTTAGATGAGGTTTTGCTGTCTAAATCTCTGCTGACTTTTAAACGTTCTATTTCTTGCTGTAGTTCTAATACTGTTTTCTGTAATTCACCTATTACCTTGCTCTGCTCAATGATTATCTCTACCAGTTCTTGTTTCGATAACTGGTTCAAGCTTTCCCGGTCTAAATCTTGAGGCAGGTTTTGGTTCATATCTGTGATACTCCTCCTCAAGCGATCCCTTTGTCAATACTCTGCCACCTGAATCCTTACGATTTTCTAGAATAAATTCCTTCTCAATTGTAATACTTGCCGCGTCAGGTAAAACATTTTGTTCATGACTCAGAGATTTGATTCGCTTCCACATAACATTATCTTTTTCTAGCCGCAAGTATATAGGCCAGTAAAATTCAGATATTTGTCTTTCGATAAACTCAAGCTCTGCATTATGCCTAGCCATAGTAATCTGATTTTCTAGCTCAGATATTTGTTGCTGCTGTTGATGCTCAAGCTCTGCAATCAGTTGTCTTTGATGATATTTTTCATTAGTTTCATTCTTAAATATCTCAAATCTCTTATTCAGCCAGTAACCTGCAACCAAAACAATCCCACCAATCAATACTTTATCAACAACTAATTCAATAATTGTTTCAGAAAGAGCCATGTAATAATTCTCGCCTCCGTTCTTGGGCTACAAATGACGACACAATTGTAACCAGCAAAATCGCAAATGGCTGCTGCGTAATACCAATTTGAAAAAAGAATGCGACAGATTGTAGGGGCATGGGCATTGCCCTGCCCTCTAGAATATTATTGATGTGTCGCAAATATTATTTGATTTGGTATCAGTTAAGCGTTTAGAACTCAAAATTGGTTTTGGAGAAAAGGTTAAAGGTTAAGGGTTAAAGGTTTTTTCTTCCCCTTTTCCATTCCCTTTTTCCCTTTCCCCCTCAACTTAAGCTTCCGCAGATATCACATCTGGCTTGGCGGCTGGGCGTGGTTTTCGTCGCTCGGACTTGCGCGTTCCACCAGCCATCCCATACTCATCGCTATTCTTGCCATAACGAGAGGCAACATTCAACAGCATATGCTCAGAATAATTATTTAATACACGTTCAGCATCAACTAATGCAGTCTGTGTCTTTTCTACTAACGTTTTTGCTTGGTTATAAGCAGCTAGCTTCTCTCGCAACTGCTGAACCATGCCATTATAATTAGCAATTGAAAACTCATTACCAAAATTTAGGTCAGGGTCAATCATCTGTAACCCTTCAATCCGACGTTCAGCCTTGGTTAACGCCCTGGAATTTCGTCTCTGTTGCCTCATAAAGTTTTCCTATGTAGATGAATTTCACATAGAGAACCCTGATAATACTTTATGCTGAGTTCGCTATATATCATCAACATACGCAATCAGCAGACACATCAGCCTGAGTAAAGCTACAGAAATTTTAAAACCTTGGCATCTGGGAACAGAGAAATTGCGGTTAAATTTGCTAAATTTGCTCTCAATATCAAATTTTGAGCGTCTTATCCTCAATTTATACCTTCTGATTTTGATTCACGAATTGTGAACTTGCGGCACGAATAGAAAACTTGATGCACGAGTTCGTGAACTTGATTCACAAGTTGTAAACTTGATTCACGAGTTCGTGCACTTGATTCACGAGTTGTAAACTTGATGCACGAGTTCGTGCACTTGATTCACAAGTTGTAAACCTGATTCACGAGTTGTAAATCAGAATTTGCCATAGGAAATGTTTACCACCAGCTACCCACCGGAGGAGTGCGATGCCTACGGCAACCCTTACGGGCAAAGCCTTTAGGGAAATTTTGCTTTCAGAAAAAATCACGCTACGCCATATTGTGTGTATTGACGGAGGTTTGATGGCTGTAATCCCAAAACAATATCATCTCTAGGCACTCCCATCTCAGCCAAATCTTCAGCAATCTGCACATCCGTCATATTACGCTGAATCCATATCTTTTCATTTTTAATATCCAGATGGATCACACAATTATAAATGCGGTCATATCCATCCCAACCAATTTCTAGAATTTGGTAATGATCGCGCATCGTGTCAAATATTAACTGAATTTCTACATCTTCTTCCACAGCTTGGTAACTGCCATATTTAGTTAATAAACCCTGAATATATTCACGATATTGCTCTAGCTCTGCCATTGCACAATTACCTCACTATTAGGTTCGTAAACTATTAGTTTAACTTGATATTCTTGTACTGATATTTGAGCAAAGTCCCGGCTAAATAACGAACGATAGGTTGACACCGGAACTGCTAAGAACAGTATGCGTTCAGGTTCCCTCAGCCTTAAAGCTAATCGATAATTAAGAAACTGACCCAAAGCTGCATGGTAGTCAAATAGCTCTGAGTCTCCTAAAAAACTTTTAATTTCAACTGCTATTTTCTCTGTTCCTCGCTCGGCTGCTAATATTTTTTCTGCACCTAAATCAACGGACATTTTATCTTTGCCAAACTTAAGAATTAGAGGATCGTGAGTGATCGCCCAACCTTCTTTTTCCAACGCCCGTTTAACAGCTTGGTGAAAAATGTCTTTTGCAGACACAAACACAACCACAACTCTATATTTCTATAATATCTCAGCATTAGGTACTAATTTTGCTACTTTTAGAATGTCAGATAATGTCTGATCCGCTTCGTGAACTTCATAAGGTGACCATACAACTGCTTCAGTAGATTCCAGTTGTTTTAGCAGCGCTTGTTCCTGCTCTTGATTATCGATAGATTCTAGATTGCATCCTTCTTCTTTTGCTACTTCCAGTAAAAGAAAATGCATGAGACGCAATTTGTCTTGATGGGATAGTTTACTAACAGTTTGTAGCACATCATTTAGAAGCATATTACCAATTATTAATAGATAATACTTGAATTTACTTGAACTTAATATTCTATTTTAGATAGTAGGGTGTGTGGTCGCGCAGCCCAACGCACCTAGATGGGAGAAATGCGATCGCAATATCATGTTTAGGTACACTTTCCCTGACGAGTTCATCAGTGCTATTCCCAATCTTCGTACTTCAAGCCATCAATACGGCTAAATTCGCGAGTGTTGTGGGTGACAAGAGTCAGGTCATTTGCTAAGGCGATCGCAGCAATTAACAAATCATTTGCTCCAATTGGAGTACCTAAAGCATTGAGATTAGCACGAATATTTCCCGCTATTTTTGCAGCTTGAATATCCAGTGGTAAAACAGCAAATTCTGCAAATAAATTTTCTAAATGAGAGAGGTTTCTATTAACGTTTGCGCTTTTGTAAGCTCCATAATACAGTTCGCTATAAACAACAGTACAGAGGTAAATATCTTGAGAAGGAATTGAGAGAATTTTTTGGGTGACAGGCGAATTTGCTGAATTGAGAATTTGGATACAAGCATTTGTATCTAGGAGGTAGGCCATTGAATCTCCTCCCGTTCCTCAAAGGGTAGTTGTTCTGGACGTTCAAGCGGTTCACCTTCCCAACTACCTACTACTTCTTCAACAAATCTGTGTGAGTATCCTAGTTCTTGGGGCGGTTTGATTGCAGATTGTGAGGATTCTGTAATCACAGGTTGAAAGACAATCACTACATCTAATTCTTGGTTAGCAATTTCCGGCGGAAGTTGGATTTGCAAAATTCCATCATCACCAATATATGTTCTCAGCTTAATGCTTTCCATAACCCAATCTGCTCACCAGAACCCGATACCCTTATGATATCGAAGTATTGGCAGCTAAAGGAGAGCGATCGCACCACCAAATTAACGTAGGGTGTGTTGTCGCGCAGCGCAACGCACCGAATCAATTATGGGCATCCTAACAACAAACTCCATCCCCTCACGCCCATGCCCAACTACCGCAGATATAATATTTCCGGTGGCACTTACTTCATCACCCAAGTTACCTACCAACGCCAACCCTGGCTTTGCTCCGATACAGGGCGTAATGCTCTCCGCGCCGCCCTTCAGCACGTCCGGCAGAATTACCCATTCTCCATTGATGCCTTTGTTCTCTTACCTGATCACTTTCATACCTTATGGACTCTACCAACAGAAGATAACAACATATCGATGCGAATGCTGTTGATCAAACGCTTTGTCACCAAATACTATGGACATCAGTTAGGACTTGATTTTGCTATCTCCCGTTCACGAGAAAAGCGTAAAGAGCGCAACCTATGGCAACGCCGCTTTTGGGAGCATCACATACGAGATGATGCTGATTTTGCTAATCATTGCGATTATATTCATTACAATCCTGTGAAGCACCAGCTTTGTGAATCACCTCAAAAATGGTCTTTTTCGAGCATTCATCGTTTTATCCAGCAGCAAATTTACCCATTAGATTGGGGTAGCAGTGGTGAGATTCAGCTTGTGTCAGATATTTGGGATGTTTGATATGACGGTGCGTTGCGCTTCGCGACAACA contains the following coding sequences:
- a CDS encoding DUF2267 domain-containing protein; this translates as MPDQTFRQNIPEVDPTEIEDSRTAIADEHRSFLEKVMVRSGFADLYDARDFTEVVFRVMRDLMTTEASDRVESELHTEAVPTDEKALQFEVADLWKDTNPIVGFLSRVRPPWQGPGIFKIDSDRFLFRVANESGMPRTVEREQAVKAVFSATKDELSQERIQEIASWLPDHVRELWEQA
- a CDS encoding REP-associated tyrosine transposase, whose product is MPNYRRYNISGGTYFITQVTYQRQPWLCSDTGRNALRAALQHVRQNYPFSIDAFVLLPDHFHTLWTLPTEDNNISMRMLLIKRFVTKYYGHQLGLDFAISRSREKRKERNLWQRRFWEHHIRDDADFANHCDYIHYNPVKHQLCESPQKWSFSSIHRFIQQQIYPLDWGSSGEIQLVSDIWDV
- the vapC gene encoding type II toxin-antitoxin system tRNA(fMet)-specific endonuclease VapC, producing the protein MAYLLDTNACIQILNSANSPVTQKILSIPSQDIYLCTVVYSELYYGAYKSANVNRNLSHLENLFAEFAVLPLDIQAAKIAGNIRANLNALGTPIGANDLLIAAIALANDLTLVTHNTREFSRIDGLKYEDWE
- a CDS encoding helix-turn-helix transcriptional regulator; protein product: MRTVEQRLKIIDYRQEKASNAFVPQPAVLSSLGWDGIHFELHQQPKFEVAEHQHTMHVIAAGISDLSSSYSSGERWLDGKLIKERRNSGDIAIIPEGIAHRCNWNTPAQFMILAFDAALLKQVGEDLVNCDRIQLIPHFMSRQDELIQGICWALKAELESGKMGGYLLIDSLKTTLAIHLLRNYCTTQPKLSTYTDGLSQFKLQQLKEYIKEHLHQEIKLSEIAAIAQMSQYHFLRLFKQSMGVTPHQYILQCRINRATYLLQYSQLSIADIAMRVGFCDQSHLTRYFKRVVGVTPKQFMESGGKLHPL
- the tnpC gene encoding IS66 family transposase — its product is MNQNLPQDLDRESLNQLSKQELVEIIIEQSKVIGELQKTVLELQQEIERLKVSRDLDSKTSSKPPSGDILKKSENKKAAPQEESNHPKRKPGGQPGHQGKTRKGFGRVDRCEILRPSDCVCCGQKAFAAVAVKVEKQSVAQLVERPIEIVEYQRHTCQCEYCGNIQTASWSQDIIPGQDLGISLQAFLGWANNYAHMPYEKQQEMLWELGQIEIGLGTLVTTNERIQTAIQPSITELSNWVKQTQPNIHVDETPWSVKGVKEWLWVVANSEFCLFTAADTRSRAELEAILGAKYTGVISSDDFSVYNGYAVPEQQKCLAHLRRHFKKLIQLPGLHNQAIGEAFVDLIDEAFGNYAQWFETLDCASYNDWVNQFKSKLQQTLDDWINLAGATAGNLLRSLRDKASQWWYFLDNPEVPPDNNQAERSLRLAVTKRKVSGGSRSMERFQHTANLLTVVQTCRRQSLSVIDFFVQALIADSINSQSRPSLVPQF
- a CDS encoding XisI protein, with amino-acid sequence MAELEQYREYIQGLLTKYGSYQAVEEDVEIQLIFDTMRDHYQILEIGWDGYDRIYNCVIHLDIKNEKIWIQRNMTDVQIAEDLAEMGVPRDDIVLGLQPSNLRQYTQYGVA
- a CDS encoding XisH family protein, with amino-acid sequence MSAKDIFHQAVKRALEKEGWAITHDPLILKFGKDKMSVDLGAEKILAAERGTEKIAVEIKSFLGDSELFDYHAALGQFLNYRLALRLREPERILFLAVPVSTYRSLFSRDFAQISVQEYQVKLIVYEPNSEVIVQWQS